CGGCACTGCCTTGGAGGTATTGGAGTTCGTCGTCAGGCCAGTACATGAGGCTGTCGAAGGATTCGGGGAGGAGATCGAAGTAGGGTCGCCATGGAGAGTCGTCGCCTTTGAGGTATTCGTAGACCATGGCTAAGATCAGAGATAGCCATGGGTGGTCGATCTCTTTTCGCACAGCGGCTGGCAGGTCTGAAGTTTCAGCCGTCAAGATGGACGATCGCGGAATGCTGAAcagctcttcgtcttcggccaGGTCCTTCGTTGCCACTATCACAAGACGTCAGATCGATCTCCCCGTCGTATCCAGCGTAGTTGTGCAGAGAGACATACCAACACCTCGTCCAGCAGCTCGGTCTCTGAGATCTGCAAGTTGGATATTCGGAGAAATGGTTGCGCCAGATTCCTTCAGCCACTTGAGAAAGGCGTCCGAGGCATTCTGAAAGTCGTCGACATCCATGGGCTCCATTGTCGTGCTCGTGCTGGGCCGGTCGCCTTGTACGACGAATATGCAGACAAGTGCTGTGTGTGTGGAGCTAGTAGAGAATCGGCACAAAGAACCTCAGTAGCGTCGGCTGCTCCCCCAGCGGTGTGAAATCACTGGGTGCAAGAGAAGACCCTGACGAAAACTCAAAACTCAATTGCAGAGGCAAGCAGGTGCAAAGCTCAAACATATTTACTACTCCTCTCATACGGTACATACGATGCGCGCAATCCAAGCTACATACTGCTGCCTTCGCCGCAGACTCCCGTGAATCATTTTCGAACGTCAAGCGATAGCTCCAAACCTGTCAACAAGGTCGTAGGCCCAACCCGGATCAGCTCCTCTTCTCACAAGCCTTTCAGTCGCACGACACATGTGAATATCATATACATCTGCCCTCAAGTGTCGAATCGGGTCCGACTGAAATTCTGCCTCGGCCATCGCGATCAGCATGTGTTGTTCTTGCGAGTTGGCTCCGGTGGCCCTCCATTGCCGTCTCATAGATCGAGCCCATTTCCTACGTATTCGATCCGCATTGGCGAGCAATTCTTGATCGGACATGTTTGCCCAAGTATCCTCCTCTCGAGGTCGTCCTTGAGCGTCCGGAGGGGATGGCTGCTGCATGCCACCTTGTTGTGGAGCGCCAAAGGGCGATGGAGCACCGCCGGATTGTAACGGACCGCCGAACTGTGGTATGCCGCCGAATTGTGGCCCGAATTGTGGAATGCCGCCGAATTGTGGTCCAAAGTTTGGCATGTTGATTTGCTGTGGTAGCCCGCCGTGCTGCGAAGGGGCCCCAGACTGTGACTGACTGCCGCCATACTGCGACGAGGCGCCGGACTGCGAAGGAGCTCCATACGGTGAGTTCATGGTTGCGATGGAGCGGTACGTCCAGCAAGAGCAGTGAGCTTGGGTTATATTCGTTGGTACTACGGTGTatgatatatatatcttcgacAAAGGCCTATTCACTACAGCTAACATGAAGAAACTTATAGCATGCGTATCTATACGATCAATTGGTATCTGAATCGATCTCAATTCACCATTGTTTGCTAACAAATCGCAGACAAGCACACTATGGTAGATAGCAAGTCTCCAGCGCCACAATCAAACCACCTCCTGACTCTCCACGCCTGTTCCCATATTATATCCCATTTACATGGGAAAAAATCCGGTTTGCGAAGTGGCACGCATTGCCGGAATATCAGCAACCATCAGCCTCAGCGTCGGGACAGGATTCATCATAAATTGTTGCGCGTACCATATCAAACAGCGTCCAACATTTTCCGGGGGAATGCCGAAGGCCAATTGCATGCGCATCAGCATTCGTTCCCATTTCCTACGTATGCGGTTGAAATTGTTGAGCAACTCGTCGTCGGACATGTTGGCCCATATTTCTTCCCTCCGAGGACGACCAGCTTGAGGTTGAGGGGCTGGTTGTTGCATCCCGCCGCCTTGTGTAGGGAGACCGAAGGGCGGTTGTAGCATACCGCCTTGTGGTGGTGGACCAAAGGGCTGTTGAGGTATGCCGCCTTGTTGAGGGAACCCAAAGGGTTGTTGAGGCATGCCATTCGGTGCGCCAAAAGGTGATGGAGCGCCGAACTGGGGCGGAAAGCCCTGTTGCGGAAGCCCACCGAACTGTGAGGGAGCACCAGATTGAGAAGAGGCGCCAGATTGTGAAGGGGCACCAGCTTGTGATGGAGCGCCAAACGGTGAGTTCATGGTCGTTGATCGTAGCCGGCGATGGTGAGGGATGAGTAAGTGAGTGATCGAGCGCGGTAAGCTTCGAACGTTCTTGCTAAACATATGCGTTGATAATATGATGGgtaagaatatatatctctttgaCAGAGGCCCATTCAATGTTGCCAACGTGGGTGTCCTTATGCTATATGTACTGTGGCCTGGGATCTGATCGATCTCGATTCACGATTATTTGCTAGCAACGCAAAGGCAGCATACTACCAACTCGCATACACTAGCTCTGTCACGACAGTCCCGGTCACATCCCACCCATAGCGCCACCCATGCCTCTTCCCATACCACTCATACCTCCTCCCATACCTGCCATACCTCCCATACCTCCCATTCCTCCCATAGCCGGCCCTTCCCCTCCACTCCCAATACGCCTCAAAAGCCCACGCCAATTTTCAATCTCAGCAACCCACACCTTCACTTGCAGGGCGCCAAACTGCTCCAACAATGCCTCAGATAACTTACAAAGCCGCAAAAATTCCTGTTCAGAGATAGCCCGAGTAGCCCTCCACACTCGCGTGAACAATCGGGTCCATTTCCGATGGATACGATTCGCGTTGGCTAGCAATTCCTCGTCAGACATGTTGCGGAACCTTTCCGGTAGAgactgctgcagcatctgAGTGCCTCCCGGTATCGAATGGATATAGACTACTGGGCCGCCGAATAGAGCGCTGGGTCGTGGAGGGCCGCCAAATTGGGGAGGGCCGCCGAATTGTGGCGGCATGCCCTGCTGTCCGCCAAATTGTGAAGGGCTGCCGAATTGTTGTGGCATACCCTGCTGTTCGCCGAGTTGCGATGCACCACCATACTGCGAGGCGGCACTTGATGCTGACGGAGCACCGTACTGCGAAGTCATGGCGGTTGATCGTTGGAGGTTATCTTATGGAGAGTAGCAAGTCCAGCGAGAGTAGTAAGTCCAGCGAGTACCGTGCGCTTCGAATGTTCTTGCTGATTATATTCGTTGATACTAGAATGCGTGAGATATATACCTTTGCTAGAGTCGAATTCACCATTGCCAGCATGTATATCGCCACGGTCCTTATACTGTACTGTAGATTGCTGTCCGCGATCTATCTTGATTCACTATCGTTTGTAAGCAATTCGATGGCAGCATGACCGCATACAAGATCTCTGCTATGACAGGGTGAGTTGCACCAACGTACCCTCGAGAGAACCAAAAAAGAAAACAACATTGCCAACACGATCATATTCTCATTGATCTGTGTCATTAAATAAGAGCAGCGCTGGCCACCCATATGCTATCCTCAAGACAGCACGAGACAATCCAAATTGATCGTCTTATGAAGAAGTCTCCCCATCCCAATGATTCCCATAATGCGCCTGATTCATGCAAATGCTACGAAAGCTGCTCTTTTCCCGCTTGTCAAAACGCCGCGAATCTGCGCAGGCGCAGTTTCTGTTCATAAGAGATCGTCCCATGACCCATCTATTGCACTTTCTTAACAGTTTCAGGAGGACCATAGCTTCTGTCATCCTTGCCTTCCACTTCAATCACCATTCTCTCCATCTCCTTTGTCTGTCTCTTCCACTCGCTATCgctcatcttctcttctcgtcgGAATAGCTCGTCGTTTGGCTTTCGGTAGCTGCCACCTAGGCGGTCCCACAGTGTTGTGAATTGCCCGTAGTTGTAGTTGAAGTAGAGGTGGTGCATCGTGTGGCATGCGGCGCCGTTGATGATTGGCGAGTTCGCGACGTATTCACCGTCGTGGATCATGACTGTCCAGATCTGGATGAAGGTGAAGAGGGCGATGTAGGCGAACTTCTGGAGTGGAAAGATGAATGGGAAGAGGTGGTATGGCACGCTCTGACTGTAGCCGTCGAGTGGGTGGAAAGCGTGCGAGGCGAAGGGCGTTGGCATGATCCACTTGTGGTGAGGCTTGTGGAGCGTCTTGTAGATGCGCGGGTGGTGCAGACCACGGTGAATCCAGTAGATGCAGAAATCGGTAAACATCAAGAACAACGGGAACTGCAGGTAGTTGTACCAGCCGCCAAGGAGGTTCAGCAGAGGGTGGGTGAATGCTGGGTTTGCCGCACTGTCGTAGATGAAGGAGTAGCCTCGCACTTCTGCGACGAAGAAGGGCACTGTGAAGATTGCCATGATCGGGATTGATTCAACCGTTTGTCGAATCTCCATGCGCATTTGGTTTTTGAGGTACTTTGGATGTTGGAATGTCGTcttgtcgaagacgaagatatAGCTCAGCGACGCACATGTGAAGTAGATGACCATGCCAAATATCCTAGTGCCCATCAGTACTCCATCTCTGCAAAGTCGCATCGCATTATTGAAGCTCACCATGTTATTATGTAGAAACTCAGAAACTGTCGGTAGATGTTGTCGCGGTCCCACCGGCTCAGATACGCGAATTCGCTGGGTTGTAATGAGAAGTACGAGTTCGAAGGCTCCCATTGCCATGTTGAGCGGGCCAGAGAGGCTTCTTGGGAGAAGTTGTTGAATGCCGACTCATTGCTGGCGAAGCCTTTCAGACTGGCGGCGAGGGTGGACACAGGGTCGAAGGTCGATACGCTGGGTGATATGGGCAGGGCATTGGCGTAGATGCgatcgaagaggaaggtgTCGAAGACTTCGAGGACGACGTCCATGGTGGCGGCGAATGCTCTTCAGCGAGAGCTCTCGAAGCTCGGGTcggcaagggcaaggtcTCCTGGTGAACAGCCAAGGCCCAATGTCTGCACGCGAAGCAGCTCTTTTGCAGCGGCGGTCTCACGCAATGGTATGTTGCTTGGCAGAAAGAGAGACTGAGTGAGGTGGTGAATGGTGTTGTTATTGGTAAGAAAACCTCGGAATGCGTGCTGACGGCGGAAGTAGTCGGGCTTAACAGCAATATTGCGCCGCCGTCAAAGAACATCGTACGAGGGCGAGAAATTGTGAGCGGAGCCACGGAGCTTGACCCTGGCGCGCCCACCCATGCAGGGTCGGCAAGTATTGGCCCCTGGTGGCGCTTGCTTCCGTCCGACCACTCACGTGGcgcgccgccgccaacgCGCCGGCCAAAAGGGCAAAGCGCCGGCTTGTCAACGCCAGTCCTCCGACCACCACTCCACTTCTCACACGTTGATATCCTCCACCATCTGGAGCCGGAATCCCAGAAACTCGTCCTCCTGAACCTCCGCCATGTCGTAAGACGTCGCAATGCCCTGCTCACGCCACCTCGCGGCGCGCAAGGACAATCCGGAGGCGACAAAACGTACGATCAAGCTCCAAGACACGCCAATCCTTCCTCCATCGATACGGGTCTGGACTGGGATATTCGCCCACTGACGTCGATCGATACTGCTTCCTGTCGAATGCAAACTGCACGTGTGCAGCGAGCAACCATTGCCGAtcagcttcttgctgcttcaCTGCTGCGAGCTGTGTGTACCTCCAACTCTGGCGCGACGTTGGTCGTGGGAGATTGCGCTGTTGCGTGGCTGCCAATTGCGCCAATGTTGGAAGCCGAGCAGACCTCCTTCCGCGGCTGCGGCTCGAGAAACGAAGGTCGTTCCCGCGTCATGACGACCATCAGCGGCAACACATCCCACTCCAGGACTGCGGCGATTGCTCCCCACCAAGATGGCCGAAAGTCTTGCTGACAGAAGGGCTGTCGTCGTTCGTGGAAGTCGGGCCTTCGCTCTCCAGCGCACGGTGTTGACTGATCGTAGAAATATCTCTGGTCTTGGAGCTCGCAGTGCAGCTGTCTGCGCATTGCAACATGTGCTGTGCAATCTGGAGGACTGGGCTTCGCCGACATGATGCGTCCTGTCTGTCTGTCTGCGTCTGATGCGCTGCGCGGTGGTGGCGAAAAGACTTCTCGATAAAATACCAGGTGCAGCGGGGTGCTAACATTATAGCATGTGCCTCGCCATTCACGGTGGTTGGAGCGAACGCATTCAATGATGAAAGGAGGCTCTGGCCAACGAGAAACAGATTGCCTTGGCAACGTACTGGTATCCCCTCAAGGACAAGTCCTGTTTCGAATCGTTCACGTGGCGTACCTCCAACCACTATCCTCACCACTGATTTCTGCCCGCCTGTCTAGCCCCTTGTTTTTCCTCAGACACCACCACCTCGCCACGAGGCACGATACGATTGTCAAGCCACAACCAACAATAATGGCCCCGCCACCAATCTGGTATCTAGGCTCCTGGCTtctcaagaagaagtacgGCGTGAACCAGTGGCTAACGCTGCTGACACAATTTGCGATTGCGATCAGAGCCGCGCGCTTGGTTCGCGGGCGAGGCACGACAGTAGTCTCCCATGAGATCTGGATGTTCAGTCCCACAAATGGCCCAGAGCAGAGAAGGAAGATCGAGAAGTACCTCGCTCCAACATTGAGTGTGGAGATCATGATGACAGCGCCAACAAGACACATCAAGATACTGCCGATGATATGCCAGCAGTGTTCGAGATGACGACCACTTGACCAGGAAATGGCGAGGGTGACAAAGTAAGCCATAAGATACGGCGGAGCCTGGATGAGGTAGGTCCCAACCTGGGAAAACCCGAATGTGTTGATAATCTGAGGGCATCTCTATCAGTAGCTGCCAGACTGTGCCGGTGTGCAAAAAGACTTACCGACGGCAAGAAATCCTTGAACGACTGAGCAATGATCAGGAAAAAGTGGAGTGACGCAAATATCCAGGTGAAAGGATCTTTGCAAGCCTGTACGACTCCTCCCCAGTAGTCcccttcgtcgtcttcggttCGTCCACCAGCAGAAACAGCAGCTCGATACTCCGCCATCGCACTTTCCTCGGGAGTGAAGTAATAGGTTCCTGTGCTTCCAGGCCAGTTTGGGATCCCCCAGAAGCCTATCACAGCAACGGCGATTGAGACGATGCCTAACGACGATTGTCAGCTTTCTGCACAGATTCCAATGCCGAAGCATCGACATACCTTCAATCAGAATAAACCACTGCCAAGCATGCAAGCCCGCAATTCCATCCATGTTCGTCAACACGCCCGCAGCAATGAGCCCCGAAAACACATTCGAGATAATATTCCCCGCATGCCAAATCGCCATCCTCAACGGCGACTCCTGCTTCGTATACCACGACGAAGTCATCAGCGAAACAGCAGGCAGGAAAGGACCTTCCAATAATCCAACCAAAAATCGACACAACATAAACGACCAAGCGGATTTCATTGCCACCATGCAAATCGTAACAGAGGACCAGCCGAGCATGACAAGAGGGAGTAGCAGACGAGGCTTGCCTTTAGCGATGATGACGTTGGCTGGGACTTGCGAAATGATGTAGCCGACGTAGAACATGGATATTCCGGCGGACCATTCGACGTCGGACATGTTGCCGACGTCGGGTTGCATTCCGGCGAGGCGGGCATTGCTGACGTTGATGCGGTCGAGGTAGCTGGTCGATGCTGGTCAATGCTATGCATCTGGCGTTGGAGGAGAGATGTCTGCCTTActtcatcaacagcatcgcAGTAATGCATGGCAGAAATTTCCAATCTAGTTTGCGCACGACGGCTTTGTTCAATGTGTCGAGTTCTTCTTTTGACTTGTTGCTGATTAGGGGAAAGCGTTCGAGGAGGACATCTTCCACTGGTGTCGCTTCGACAAGTTCGATCTGGTTCTGTTTGTCGATGGAGTTGCGTGGTGAAGCCATGGTTGACAATGATCTGGTCTCACTCCTTGGTACTCTTGCTCGGCACGGAGAGACAATGCTCTGATATACTCGCGTCGTTGGAAGCAGCTCATGTGTTCACCAGCATGAACATATGAGATGCTTCCAACGGGCGACATCCGAAGCCCAGCCACGAGGCGCGAGCCAAGCCGCTACTTGGAGTACTTCTCCAGTACTCCACACCTGGCGTcgtgcggagaagaagagcggctAGTCTCTCGTGCAGGAGGATGTCTCACGGTGTAGAGAGGACGTGGTGAGGAGGATTTCTTCGCTGAACGGAGACTGTCCGTCGGaccctctccctcctctgaGCCCCTCCTGCGGTCCCAATCCCGCTCTCTTAGCCCTCCGCAACGGCAAGAGTACTGTATCTTAGGCCCAAAAGCCCTCGGTTGAGGTTACTCAAGATTACTCTGGCGGAGGTTTGTTTATGTAAAAGGAGGTTTATGGCCTTCTTCGAGCGAATGTTAACATGCCTCGATTTTTGCAACGGTAAtgaagcaagagaagaaagaaagaaaaatACATTGGCATTGCCAAATACGATTCGAATCAGAATTCTAGGCCTCTCCACCTCCCAAGATATGGCTGTGCCGAGAGTCCCTCGTCGAGCCAATACCTAGAAAAAACAACGCATATCTGCCACAGTTGGCCTTTTGCTTCGCGGCTTTCCCAATGAAGTTCCGATCCCTCAACCGCTTACTCAACAGCTCGATTGATCCTCTGAGCTGGACTCCGGAGGGAAAGTTTTGCAGCCAATGTCGCTGGCGCACATGCTGTTGCCATCGGCAGAAAAGCACGAGGTCATGAAATGACCCTTCGGATCCGCCTCCTGCGCCTTCTTGTTGAATTCTTTCGCGAAATCCTGAGATTTGGTCATTTGGCCTCCTATGCACTAAAATCCATCAAAGTCAAAAATTAGCAAGAGTTCATCGGTGATGTTTTTGCTTCGCCCAACTTACGGCGACCGTGCTCCCATCACCACAAGGGCCAAAGCCGCCATCAGCTTTGCCGCCAAATGATGGACAGATTTGTTTTGTGACACCAGCGGCGTAATCATCGGCAAGTTGGGTGTCGAGGTTGTATAGCACACAGTACTGCTCGCTGTCGCTTCCAGAACCGCCTTCTTTCTGGCTTCCTCCGTCTCGTCGAACTACTCGGCGATCGATACGATAGACGGGACCTGGCATGGCGGCGGCCATTCCCACGAGGCTGGCTCACAAAGTTAGTCTCTCTATTACGATGTGCTCTGATTTAGTCTTACGTCAAAAGAGCGAAGGACTTTGCGGAGACCATCTTTCTTTATGGCTGGGGAGGAGAGAGGAAGAATAAAAGGAGTGTCGGTAAAAGTGTCGATGCAGCGTTGCGCTAGGGAGATGAGTGAACGAGAGACTGATTGTAGAAGAGTGATATTGGTGTTGCTACTGTGCTGCACGCGTGATGttaaatatatattactatgacctccttcatctccttgTCTATAGGCATTGGGCGGAGTTCGCATGCTGGGCAGTTTGTTTCAAATCCGCAAGTGCTTATGAGGGTTCATGGTCTAGGTAGATTGTCGCAGGGCAACACCGCAGGTAGTCTAAACGACAAGCATTCGAACATCGCCATTGTGGTCGACCAATTCTACGCGCTTATCGAATAAACCGGCTGTGAAGATCACTGGCGAGACAGCTGTCTGCACTATAGACACCAAGTAGCGCGGAGTAGGGTGCCGAAATCAAAAATGCTGACCCGAGTTTTTGCCTAGAGTGTCATCTGATCGTTCATGTGCAGGCTTCATTGTACAAGCCCTGTAGCACAAAGCTTATATCCCTCTACGGAGGTCGATCTAATCAACCATACCCGTTCCAGGAAGGCTTTGCACTCCGAGAAGATGTCCGACTGGTTGAGTCGAGCTTTGCGGAACCCAAAGTGGGCTGCAGGCCTGCATTCATCTGGCTAAGGTCAACCCCATTTTCCGGGTCATGTGGTCGTTCCACAGCACAGGATCTCCGTGTCTGACCATTAGCGATGAAGCCTTGCAATCGAGTCCGACTGTTGGTGTTTCCAAGTGCTGTGACAAATGGAGCTGCAATCGCAGTACTACAGTGGCGCGGCTCTTTCACCCTCCGCAACAGCAAGAGTACTGTTGTAGATTTGCAGCAAGTCTCTCAATTTGCGCGGCAGTTTCTTCTCGCCTTCGTGCTCGATATTGATCCGTTGAGCATTGCAAATTGTCGACACAGCCTTTCGCATAATTGTAGCGGCGGGGCTTCGTGCCGAGAGGTAGCTGAGTAAGgagagagcaagaagctgcacaTTGCGGCATAGCATAACGCCTTCCGGCATGTCTTGAATTCCAGACTGCAAGCAAGTGCACATGATCGCTACAGCCGTGATCTCGTATGCATCTAGGATGGACCAAAAGCcgacttcttcgtcctggCGCCTTTCTAGGGACTGTAGCCATTCATGGGAAGCGTGAAGCGCAGCCTTTGCATGGCGATCTTTCTGTCTGAGGGACTGCTCGTTGCTGGCTGTACGCAAGTGCTGAAATGCTACGACATGAAATCGGATCCGGAGTTGCAAGAATAGAGGATCAGAGCCCTCAGTCGCCGATGGTGTGAAGTTCTTTAGTGTAGTTGAGTCACACCACGATTCGTATGCCGTGGTGAAGTACATGGCTGGTCGGCCAGTGCTTCTTCTCAGTCTAGTCAGAAGGCGAGCATGCTGGAGCTGCTCCTTCAGCAACTGAATGTCTTCTCCAACCCAGTCAGGTTTGGGCTCGAAGGTCTGAAAATCGTCAGCAGGTCACCAGTGGTCATGATGCAAAGGCGTACTTCGGGCGATATGTCACCATCAGCTATCTGAGCTGGCTGACCGAGAACGAAGCTGATCGAACTGAGGACATCAGCCAAGCGTCCGATTGCACATTGTAGCGTGCTACTGCTTACCTGTCCAGAACATAGAGTACAGACATTATCCGCCATTTCTCTTGACTCAGATCTTGAGACTGCGTGCGATGGAAGCCTAGCGCAATAGCTTTGGCCAGTGCCAATCCAACAAGATACGATGCAGATTCGACATTTATCCCATAAAGTGCATTGAGTGCCGCAGCTACAAGACATTGCATCGAAGAGACGGCATCTGTCTCTCGCGTATTCGTACACAACTGCAGCAGGGCTGAGCGGGCCTGAAGAGCAAGCAGTTCCATACTCGGAGAAGCACCATTTTTGTTTGAGCCCGTGGAGATGATGAATGCCATCAGCAGAGCACTGTAATTACCGGTGGCTTCAAGACCCTCGTCAACGAAATTTTCATGATGTTTCTTGAGTGTGGTCGAAGCAATGAAGGGATAGGTGCGGAGCACATGTCTTTCGTAGTCTTTAACGATCGATACTACGAGATCGAATGAGAAGTTACGAA
This genomic interval from Cercospora beticola chromosome 7, complete sequence contains the following:
- a CDS encoding uncharacterized protein (antiSMASH:Cluster_3), which encodes MNSPYGAPSQSGASSQYGGSQSQSGAPSQHGGLPQQINMPNFGPQFGGIPQFGPQFGGIPQFGGPLQSGGAPSPFGAPQQGGMQQPSPPDAQGRPREEDTWANMSDQELLANADRIRRKWARSMRRQWRATGANSQEQHMLIAMAEAEFQSDPIRHLRADVYDIHMCRATERLVRRGADPGWAYDLVDRFGAIA
- a CDS encoding uncharacterized protein (antiSMASH:Cluster_3) yields the protein MNSPFGAPSQAGAPSQSGASSQSGAPSQFGGLPQQGFPPQFGAPSPFGAPNGMPQQPFGFPQQGGIPQQPFGPPPQGGMLQPPFGLPTQGGGMQQPAPQPQAGRPRREEIWANMSDDELLNNFNRIRRKWERMLMRMQLAFGIPPENVGRCLIWYAQQFMMNPVPTLRLMVADIPAMRATSQTGFFPM
- a CDS encoding uncharacterized protein (antiSMASH:Cluster_3), with translation MTSQYGAPSASSAASQYGGASQLGEQQGMPQQFGSPSQFGGQQGMPPQFGGPPQFGGPPRPSALFGGPVVYIHSIPGGTQMLQQSLPERFRNMSDEELLANANRIHRKWTRLFTRVWRATRAISEQEFLRLCKLSEALLEQFGALQVKVWVAEIENWRGLLRRIGSGGEGPAMGGMGGMGGMAGMGGGMSGMGRGMGGAMGGM
- the ERG3A gene encoding Delta(7)-sterol 5(6)-desaturas erg3A (antiSMASH:Cluster_3) encodes the protein MDVVLEVFDTFLFDRIYANALPISPSVSTFDPVSTLAASLKGFASNESAFNNFSQEASLARSTWQWEPSNSYFSLQPSEFAYLSRWDRDNIYRQFLSFYIITWIFGMVIYFTCASLSYIFVFDKTTFQHPKYLKNQMRMEIRQTVESIPIMAIFTVPFFVAEVRGYSFIYDSAANPAFTHPLLNLLGGWYNYLQFPLFLMFTDFCIYWIHRGLHHPRIYKTLHKPHHKWIMPTPFASHAFHPLDGYSQSVPYHLFPFIFPLQKFAYIALFTFIQIWTVMIHDGEYVANSPIINGAACHTMHHLYFNYNYGQFTTLWDRLGGSYRKPNDELFRREEKMSDSEWKRQTKEMERMVIEVEGKDDRSYGPPETVKKVQ
- a CDS encoding uncharacterized protein (SMCOG1106:major facilitator transporter~antiSMASH:Cluster_3) → MASPRNSIDKQNQIELVEATPVEDVLLERFPLISNKSKEELDTLNKAVVRKLDWKFLPCITAMLLMNYLDRINVSNARLAGMQPDVGNMSDVEWSAGISMFYVGYIISQVPANVIIAKGKPRLLLPLVMLGWSSVTICMVAMKSAWSFMLCRFLVGLLEGPFLPAVSLMTSSWYTKQESPLRMAIWHAGNIISNVFSGLIAAGVLTNMDGIAGLHAWQWFILIEGIVSIAVAVIGFWGIPNWPGSTGTYYFTPEESAMAEYRAAVSAGGRTEDDEGDYWGGVVQACKDPFTWIFASLHFFLIIAQSFKDFLPSIINTFGFSQVGTYLIQAPPYLMAYFVTLAISWSSGRHLEHCWHIIGSILMCLVGAVIMISTLNVGARYFSIFLLCSGPFVGLNIQISWETTVVPRPRTKRAALIAIANCVSSVSHWFTPYFFLRSQEPRYQIGGGAIIVGCGLTIVSCLVARWWCLRKNKGLDRRAEISGEDSGWRYAT
- a CDS encoding uncharacterized protein (antiSMASH:Cluster_3), which gives rise to MVSAKSFALLTLVGMAAAMPGPVYRIDRRVVRRDGGSQKEGGSGSDSEQYCVLYNLDTQLADDYAAGVTKQICPSFGGKADGGFGPCGDGSTVACIGGQMTKSQDFAKEFNKKAQEADPKGHFMTSCFSADGNSMCASDIGCKTFPPESSSEDQSSC